The Setaria viridis chromosome 6, Setaria_viridis_v4.0, whole genome shotgun sequence genome includes the window ggaaagcctaccgtgggggttgggcgagtggGCGGAAGCGCGGGACGTAaggggcatctcagctttctcggtgaacaggcggaacagggttggcggagcagagccgtggcaggcggaaggcaacttgcgctcggccggcgattggctagccctgcgctcgctccgtcctgtcgcgggcgcgggttgggcgctgtggctctcgtcctgtcactatcgcgctggtgatagggtgccgacgagctgctggtggccggcggccacgaggcgcgcggcgcgcgagcgaacatgctcgggcgcgcgggcgtcgaggctcccttcgggctgcaagccagaccagctttggagcgatccttcttcgaatctttcaacacaactcccgaaactcccttaaacaaacttgttcaactctgatcgttcttcaaactttgtttaaggtgtcggtttagattgtgaaaggattcaaagatatttcacgccaaagttagccaaaaatctgaaattccagacttaggattttcaaGGCACCGGGGTGAGTTGTCTGGTTTaactcactttgaccgggattttgaacaagctcgggtccgatttggatctgggtcagtgtaacaaagttggaacactcttgaggtactacaacttctattaaggctctgaatcgagtttagataggaaaacggaaGATGAAaccttgcaaagatggaggaaacttgaattccaggacttaagagattttcagggtcctttagggaaaaccggctttggttgctgtttttgactcccttccactccgaattagtcaaggtgcctttaacaaaagttgttggaattaaaaagtttGACAACTCTTATTTgagcagaaacttaagtttgtataaagaatttcaagctttaaattcgaactccaaaaagagcttcttaggtttataaaggtcatttcacttcttaacttagggaattctcactggtttagagttaaagcacttaatttaggtagagttgttacactaagagaccctatcggatgccacctactgagctggccgagttgaagacctaGTTGCATGACCTGGtagaaaaaggcttcatccgacccagtacatcaccctggggttgcccagccttgtttgcgaagaagaaggacgggagtctacgcatgtgtgtggactaccgaccccttaatgcggtgactgtcaagaacaagtacccacttccccacattgatgttctgtttgatcagttagccggagcaagagtgttctccaagatcgatcttcgtccgggtatcaccaaatcatgatccgaccctgcgacatccctaaaactgctttctccacaagatatggactctagaAGTACCTagtgatgtcttttggactcaccaatgcacccgcctatttcatgtatctcatgaattcagtgttcatgcccgagttggacaagtttgtggtggtgttcattgatgatatcctagtgtactcgaaggacGAAGAAGAACACGCCAaacatcttcatgtagttctccaacggttgagagatcatcagctctatgccaagttctccaagtgtgaattctggttagatagtgtcaagttcttgggacacactatctctaggaATGGCATTACCGTCGACCCcggcaaggtacaggaagtcatggactggaagcctcccgcctcagtgcaccaaattcgaagttttcttggactagcaggctactatcggcgtttcataccggatttatccaagatagccaagccgatgactgagctgcagaagaaagaggtcagatttgtgtggaatgacaagtgcgaagaagccttcaagaccttgaagcacttgctgaccacagccccagttttggctcaacccgacctctctaggccgtttgacgtgtactgtgacgcctctggcactggacttgggtgtgttcttatgcaagacaaccgagccattgcctatgcctcacgggcgttacaacctcatgagctgaactacccgacccatgatcttgagttggcagcagtggttcatgccttaaagatatggagacactatctgatgggcacccactgcaacatctacaccgaccacaagagcctcaagtacatcttcactcaagccgacctcaacatgcaccaacgaagatggttggagttgataaaggactatgatttggaagtacactatcaccctggcaaggccaacgtggtggccgatgctcttagccgcaagaccttttgcaactgcttgtcggcaacaaccttcaccgaaactctgtgtcatgagatgggaaaactcaaattggaaattgtttcccttggaaccctcggccacatatctcttgagtctgttttggaagaccaaattgagTCAGcccagttagaggatgaggaagtaaggcggatcaccaagaagatttcattgaaggatgaagggtataagcatttccgacaggatgaggctgggaaggtgtattatggaacccgacttgttgtaccagccgaccccaaccttaggaagcaaatcctagaggAAGCCCATCTCtctaagttctcaatccatcctggcagcaataagatgtaccatgatctccgtcaaaccttctagtggagtggaatgaagccgggaattgcccggtatgtttcagaatgtgacacctgccaacacgtcaaggccagccatctaaaggtagcaggtactctGCAGTCCCTACCTactccctcttggaaatgggaagacatcagcatggacttcattgttggactaccccttacatcacagcggcatgattccatctgggtcaTAGTGGATcgcctgaccaagtctgcccacttgcttcctgtccacaccacctacacggccaagaggtatgcggagttgtatcttgaccgcattgtttccctacacggtgtgcctaagacgatcatctctgatcaaggagttcagtttgtagcacgcttttgggaacagctacaagcatccatgggcaccaagctcatccgtaactcaacctatcatcctcaaaccgatggtcaaaccgaaagagtcaatcagatccttgaagacatgttgagaccttgtgtcatccattatgacaaaaattgggacaagtgcttgccattggcagagttctcctataacaatagctaccagaccagtttgaagatggcgccgtttgaagccttatatggccggagatgtcggacacctttaaattggtcacaaactggtgaaagacagacctatggtcctgacttagggcctgtttgggagcactccactccagaaaaaccagctccactccaccagctccacattttcctagctccactccaccaattccaaaaaaacatggagctgctgcacgtgtttggctaatggcagtactccagctccaaaaacattagcaattgttgtgaatggtctattatacccatgtgaatgggtcccacttgtcagtctccttttcttctccttctcctttcttctcctttctcctcctcctcctttcttctcccgcggtgcaggggcggcgggcgagtggCGCAGGGTGCGGggcgcggcgagcgggcgggcgggcacggggcggcgcggcgcgcggcgggcggcgagcccggggcgcggcaggcggcgcgacgcgcgggcgggcggcgcaaggcggcaggccggggcggcgggcgggcatgGCACGGGCAGGTATGTCCAGAGAAGGGTGGCGAGCAGAAACGACGAAGCCAACGAACTTGTGCAGGTGGAGACGGGCGGGGTGGCGACGCGGCAGATCCCCAGGAGCGCGAGCGCGTGGGCGTAGTCGACGGCGATGCCGTAGGagtcggcggcgccggagaggaGCTCGCAGAGGCAGACCGGGTTGGAGTCCACCATCCCCGCAAGCTCCGGGCAGCACGGCgcgtccggccgccgcgccgcgctccccTTGGTCACGTACGTCGGGCAGTCCGACATGTTGAGCAGCGAGTTCATGCACGACGAGTCGatcccgcccgccggccccagcgccgacgccgacgccgccggcgagggcgccagCGGCTGCGCACCGCCCGGCgacgccagcagcagcgccgccaccaccaccgccaccacgagTCAGCACGGGCGGgcgcgcggtggcggccgggcgggcggcacgccggcgggcaggcagcgcggcggcggctgagcgggcgggcggcgcggcggcggctgggcgggcgggcggggcggcggcggccgggcgggcgggcggcggcggccgagcgggcgggcggcgcggcggcgtccgggcgggcggcgcggcggcggccgagcgagCGGGCGTTGCGGCGGTgtccgggcgggcggcgcggcggcggccgagcgggcgggtggcggcggcgacagcgttCTTGTGGTCGCCAGGGGGCCACTTCCAGCCACGGTCGCAGCCTGCCGGGGCCGCCCGGTCGCCGGGGAGCCCCTTCGAGATGCGGCCGACACCGGCAGGGGATGACCGGTcgccgggggggggggtcctCGCAGCTGCGGCGCTCTCTGGCCGACCGGTCGCCGGGGAGCCCCTCCGAGCTGCGGTCGACGCCGGTAGGGTACGAGCGgtcgccgggcggcgcggcggcggccaagcggGCGGCGTGGCAGCAGCTCGGACGGgagccttttttttgtttggcgaACCGGTaactgtgtaacgagtggcaatggtgggtaaatacccaccaactccacgaggaggtctgtaaagtgggtttttggagcacctcttgaggtactccacaaaaaacgtggatctaccccctgctccacctttttcttggagccggagttgctggagctagacgcgtttggctgcgaagttttcggagttgctggagtggagcagtttttcgtgaagtggagtgctcccaaacacccccttagtggtagaagcagaagagcaagtgaaggtgattcaagcaaatctcaaggctacccaatctcgacagaagaagaagacccctaCAATTCGATGTTgatgatcatgtgtatctttgagtctccccgaccaaaggagtgcaacggtttggagtaaagggaa containing:
- the LOC117861804 gene encoding non-specific lipid transfer protein GPI-anchored 2-like, with product LVVAVVVAALLLASPGGAQPLAPSPAASASALGPAGGIDSSCMNSLLNMSDCPTYVTKGSAARRPDAPCCPELAGMVDSNPVCLCELLSGAADSYGIAVDYAHALALLGICRVATPPVSTCTTKSET